Proteins encoded by one window of Kribbella italica:
- a CDS encoding GNAT family N-acetyltransferase yields the protein MEIRPARPDDAEALAAVRRDVFPFAVMAPATIAHLITSEGAGEKPLHLVGLADGQVVAWGSASMNTWTSEQGQAGLNVHVHPDHRLQGIGGALAERLHEHLGEVGAIRVRVFASPSGVEFAKRRGYDGSRQMHYSGVDLRQPLPEQPPTPDGIELVGLDQVTARQAYTADTVASRDEPGDSPIDAVDFDEWVREIWESPALDKALSVAAVAGAEIASFTAVETAGDRAWAGMTGTLPAYRGRGLAKLVKSVALRRAAAAGITGAFTSNDDENGPMLAVNNWLGYRRVETQTGLLRTL from the coding sequence ATGGAGATCAGGCCCGCTCGACCCGACGACGCCGAGGCGCTGGCCGCCGTACGACGTGACGTGTTCCCGTTCGCGGTGATGGCGCCGGCGACGATCGCGCACCTGATCACCTCCGAGGGCGCGGGCGAGAAACCGTTGCACCTGGTCGGTCTCGCCGACGGGCAGGTCGTCGCGTGGGGATCCGCCTCGATGAACACGTGGACCAGCGAGCAAGGCCAGGCCGGGCTCAACGTTCACGTGCATCCCGACCACCGGCTGCAGGGCATCGGTGGTGCCTTGGCCGAGCGGCTGCACGAACATCTCGGCGAAGTCGGCGCGATCCGCGTCCGCGTCTTCGCGTCGCCGTCCGGCGTCGAGTTCGCCAAGCGCCGCGGGTACGACGGGTCGCGGCAGATGCACTACTCCGGCGTCGACCTGCGGCAGCCGTTGCCCGAGCAGCCGCCGACACCGGACGGGATCGAATTGGTCGGCCTGGACCAGGTGACGGCCCGGCAGGCGTACACGGCCGACACCGTCGCGAGCCGGGACGAACCGGGCGACTCGCCGATCGACGCGGTCGACTTCGACGAGTGGGTGCGGGAGATTTGGGAGAGCCCCGCGCTGGACAAGGCGTTGTCCGTGGCGGCCGTCGCCGGTGCCGAGATCGCGTCGTTCACAGCGGTCGAGACGGCCGGTGACCGGGCGTGGGCGGGGATGACCGGCACGCTTCCGGCGTACCGGGGCCGAGGGCTGGCGAAGCTGGTGAAGTCGGTGGCGCTGCGGCGCGCGGCGGCCGCCGGGATCACCGGGGCGTTCACCTCGAACGACGACGAGAACGGTCCGATGCTTGCCGTGAACAACTGGCTCGGCTACCGCCGGGTGGAGACCCAGACCGGGCTGTTACGCACGCTGTGA
- a CDS encoding GNAT family N-acetyltransferase — translation MEIRPARLGDAESALALHDLVAPFLATTGSSLRRRLSVPTDGPGAGVFAAVEGDHVVGWTSTGLIAGSDPLDGQLRLIVHPEYRGRSIGTALLEAAHERLKEGGAVTARVFADPASSGWASQWGYRETRRVHYASMAPGDAPELPPMPDGLRLSPVNELDPRLVYEADEIAQQTKPGDAKITSRPYEHWLASIWNSPAMVLDLSMALVDDHRVVGFTLGNGDHEKIWSQMTATLPESRGQGLAKLVKCATLHRAAAAGVTGMYTANYDGNGPMIAVNEWLGYTRTATHAVLICPL, via the coding sequence ATGGAGATCAGGCCTGCCCGGTTGGGCGACGCCGAGTCGGCGCTGGCGCTGCACGACCTGGTCGCGCCGTTCCTGGCGACCACCGGATCGAGTCTGCGGCGGCGGCTGAGCGTCCCGACGGACGGGCCCGGGGCCGGTGTGTTCGCCGCGGTCGAGGGTGACCATGTGGTCGGCTGGACGAGTACCGGGTTGATCGCTGGCTCGGACCCGCTGGACGGGCAGCTGCGGTTGATCGTCCATCCGGAGTACCGCGGGCGTAGCATCGGTACGGCGTTGCTGGAGGCGGCGCACGAGCGGCTGAAGGAAGGCGGCGCCGTCACGGCCCGGGTGTTCGCGGATCCCGCGTCGTCCGGCTGGGCCTCGCAGTGGGGTTACCGGGAGACCCGCCGGGTGCACTACGCGAGCATGGCGCCGGGGGACGCGCCCGAGCTGCCGCCGATGCCGGACGGGCTGCGGCTGTCGCCGGTGAACGAGCTGGATCCGCGGCTGGTGTACGAGGCCGACGAGATCGCGCAGCAGACCAAGCCGGGCGACGCGAAGATCACCTCCCGGCCGTACGAGCACTGGCTGGCCTCGATCTGGAACTCGCCCGCGATGGTGCTCGACCTGAGCATGGCGCTGGTCGACGACCACCGCGTCGTCGGCTTCACCCTGGGCAACGGCGACCACGAGAAGATCTGGTCCCAGATGACCGCCACCCTGCCGGAGTCCCGCGGCCAGGGCCTCGCCAAGCTGGTCAAGTGCGCGACGCTGCACCGCGCCGCCGCGGCCGGCGTCACCGGCATGTACACCGCGAACTACGACGGAAACGGCCCGATGATCGCCGTCAACGAGTGGCTCGGCTACACCCGCACCGCCACCCACGCCGTACTGATCTGCCCGCTCTGA
- a CDS encoding MaoC family dehydratase, translating into MPRTFTGVDAVVGAVGTQLGETEWLEITQEQVNQFAAATGDHQWIHVDVERAASGPYGGTIAHGYLTLSLIARFGAELFDVDGVSAKLNYGVNKVRFPTPVPVGSRVRAGASISGAQETPAGVQVSLQWVIELENSTKPACVAETVVLLVP; encoded by the coding sequence ATGCCCCGCACCTTCACCGGCGTCGACGCAGTGGTCGGCGCCGTCGGCACCCAGCTCGGCGAGACCGAGTGGCTGGAGATCACCCAGGAGCAGGTGAACCAGTTCGCCGCGGCGACCGGCGACCACCAGTGGATCCACGTCGACGTCGAGCGCGCCGCCTCCGGCCCGTACGGCGGGACGATCGCCCACGGCTACCTGACCCTCAGCCTGATCGCCCGCTTCGGCGCGGAGCTCTTCGACGTCGACGGCGTCTCGGCGAAGCTCAACTACGGCGTCAACAAGGTCCGCTTCCCCACCCCGGTCCCAGTCGGCTCCCGCGTCCGCGCCGGCGCCTCGATCTCCGGCGCCCAGGAGACCCCAGCCGGCGTACAGGTCTCCCTCCAGTGGGTCATCGAACTGGAGAACTCAACCAAGCCCGCCTGCGTCGCGGAGACCGTCGTCCTGCTGGTTCCCTAG
- a CDS encoding SDR family oxidoreductase produces MSEQQRVAIVTGAARGIGAAVAQRLAADGNAVAVLDLDEAACAGTVDAITAAGGQALAVGCDVSKSDQVTAAVERVVAELGAPTILVSNAGVLRDNLLFKMSEDDWDTVMSVHLKGSFLMSKAVQAHMVEAGYGRMVFLSSTSALGNRGQANYASAKAGLQGLAKTLAFELGKFGVTANAIAPGFIETDMTAATAARVGIDFEEFKKATAAAIPVQRTGKPEDIAAAASFFCAEENGFVSGQVLYVAGGPRN; encoded by the coding sequence ATGAGCGAGCAGCAGCGGGTGGCGATCGTGACCGGGGCGGCCCGGGGAATCGGCGCCGCGGTGGCGCAGCGGCTCGCCGCCGACGGCAACGCCGTCGCCGTGCTGGACCTGGACGAGGCGGCCTGCGCGGGCACGGTCGACGCGATCACCGCCGCCGGCGGTCAGGCGCTCGCCGTCGGTTGCGACGTCAGCAAGTCCGACCAGGTGACCGCCGCCGTCGAGCGGGTGGTGGCCGAGCTCGGCGCACCGACGATCCTGGTCAGCAACGCCGGCGTACTGCGCGACAACCTGCTGTTCAAGATGTCCGAGGACGACTGGGACACCGTGATGTCGGTGCACCTCAAGGGCAGCTTCCTGATGTCGAAGGCCGTCCAGGCGCACATGGTCGAGGCGGGCTACGGCCGGATGGTGTTCCTGTCGTCGACGTCCGCGCTGGGCAACCGCGGCCAGGCCAACTACGCCTCGGCCAAGGCCGGCCTGCAGGGCCTGGCCAAGACGCTGGCCTTCGAGCTGGGCAAGTTCGGCGTCACCGCGAACGCGATCGCCCCGGGCTTCATCGAGACCGACATGACCGCGGCCACCGCGGCCCGGGTCGGGATCGACTTCGAGGAGTTCAAGAAGGCCACCGCCGCGGCCATCCCGGTCCAGCGCACCGGCAAGCCCGAGGACATCGCCGCCGCCGCGTCGTTCTTCTGCGCCGAGGAGAACGGCTTCGTCTCCGGCCAGGTCCTGTACGTCGCCGGCGGCCCCCGCAACTAG
- a CDS encoding acyl-CoA thioesterase: MDHHNRHVYHCPLRWGDMDALGHVNNGRYVDYLQDARVDFLFRTAKELGADDLETGLLVARHEVQYRAPLRFRPEPVRIELWISEIKAASFTVDYEILDVAPERTTYVEAKTRLVPFDFTANRLRRITPVEREALSKLVGA, translated from the coding sequence GTGGATCATCACAACCGGCACGTCTACCACTGCCCGCTGCGCTGGGGCGACATGGACGCGCTCGGCCACGTGAACAACGGCCGGTACGTCGACTACCTGCAGGACGCGCGCGTCGACTTCCTGTTCCGGACCGCGAAGGAGCTCGGCGCCGACGACCTGGAGACCGGGTTGCTGGTCGCCCGGCACGAGGTGCAGTACCGGGCGCCGCTGCGCTTCCGCCCCGAGCCGGTGCGGATCGAGCTGTGGATCTCCGAGATCAAGGCGGCGTCGTTCACGGTCGACTACGAGATCCTGGACGTCGCACCGGAGCGCACGACGTACGTCGAGGCGAAGACCCGGCTGGTCCCGTTCGACTTCACCGCCAACCGGCTGCGCCGGATCACGCCGGTCGAGCGCGAGGCCCTGTCCAAGCTGGTGGGCGCATGA